One stretch of Bosea vaviloviae DNA includes these proteins:
- a CDS encoding IclR family transcriptional regulator, with product MSDVDYTAETAGPQSSLRRALALLRVIAAGDAAGMRLKDIALTTGCGQPTAHRALRDLMAEGFVEQAAGGKRYRLGLDFFVLAARAGQAGGLRDLARPALLRLSATLSDTVFLLVRNGYDAICLDRIEGPFPIRTFTGDIGGKVPLGLGQGSLAMLAHLPEGEREAVIRFNMPRLLDRGYLDEAALRSALDTTRAQGWVNLNRGLIPGMAGVAVPILDPEGRAVAALSIGTLAERLREERLPKIVAMLRVEAAALAARLNPFDMALRYPARSLGTIAM from the coding sequence ATGAGTGATGTTGACTATACTGCTGAAACTGCCGGACCCCAATCTAGCTTGCGTCGGGCCCTGGCCCTGCTCCGCGTCATCGCGGCGGGCGATGCCGCCGGCATGCGTCTGAAAGACATCGCCCTGACAACCGGCTGCGGCCAGCCGACGGCTCATCGCGCCTTGCGCGACCTGATGGCGGAGGGTTTCGTCGAGCAGGCCGCGGGCGGCAAGCGCTATCGGCTCGGGCTCGACTTCTTCGTGCTGGCGGCGCGGGCGGGCCAGGCCGGAGGCCTGCGCGATCTGGCGCGCCCGGCGTTGCTGCGCTTGTCGGCGACCTTGAGCGACACCGTCTTCCTGCTGGTGCGCAACGGCTATGACGCGATCTGCCTGGACCGGATCGAGGGACCCTTCCCGATCCGCACCTTCACCGGCGACATCGGCGGCAAGGTACCGCTCGGCCTCGGCCAGGGCAGCCTCGCCATGCTGGCGCATCTGCCCGAGGGTGAGCGCGAGGCGGTGATCCGCTTCAACATGCCCCGCCTGCTCGATCGCGGCTATCTCGATGAGGCGGCGCTGCGTAGCGCGCTCGACACGACCCGGGCACAGGGTTGGGTCAATCTCAACAGGGGCCTGATCCCAGGCATGGCGGGCGTCGCCGTGCCGATCCTCGATCCCGAGGGCCGCGCTGTCGCCGCGCTCAGCATCGGCACGCTGGCGGAACGGCTGCGCGAAGAGCGCCTGCCGAAGATCGTCGCCATGCTGCGCGTCGAAGCGGCAGCGCTTGCGGCCCGGCTCAACCCGTTCGACATGGCGCTGCGCTATCCCGCGCGCAGCCTCGGCACGATCGCCATGTGA
- a CDS encoding MFS transporter, translated as MTDIALTPPVALTQTERDRAIRRTVLAGSIGAVFEWYDLVIYAMFVPVFAKLFFPTADPTVGILLGLGTFASAWLVRPLGAMVIGAYADKAGRKPAMVLSALLMMVGTGVTAILPTYATIGLAAPVLLILARMVQGFSAGGEFGSVTALMAEQDPKRAGFYASIQWACSGFSVLLASLSAYAVNTLLTPEQVLAWGWRIPFIFGVMIGPVAWYIRKRAQESPLFTTTEHAKNPLREIAAHDKRIVLIGAGVVAAGAAGSFMNQYMPTFAITTLKLTTEQALIGTMVAGLINTVMPVMFGHLSDKVGRIPVMLVFAVIGLLMTYPLFIWLVQEPTLAKLVTIQALLAFVMYSGYFATAPALLSDLFQVRRRTTGISLSYVLGQLLFGGVTPLVAAALVAQTGDRTSPGIYLTAIIMLSIISLWFCRRLGVR; from the coding sequence ATGACCGATATCGCGCTCACGCCTCCCGTTGCGCTGACCCAGACCGAGCGTGACCGCGCGATCCGGCGCACTGTCCTCGCCGGCTCGATCGGGGCAGTGTTCGAATGGTACGACCTCGTCATCTACGCGATGTTCGTGCCGGTCTTCGCCAAGCTGTTCTTCCCGACTGCCGACCCGACGGTGGGCATCCTGCTCGGGCTGGGCACCTTCGCCTCGGCCTGGCTGGTGCGCCCGCTCGGGGCCATGGTCATCGGCGCCTATGCCGACAAGGCGGGCCGCAAGCCCGCAATGGTGCTCTCGGCCCTGCTGATGATGGTCGGCACGGGCGTGACCGCGATCCTCCCGACCTACGCCACCATTGGCCTGGCCGCTCCGGTTCTGCTGATCCTGGCGCGGATGGTGCAGGGCTTCTCGGCTGGCGGCGAGTTCGGCAGCGTAACCGCGCTGATGGCCGAGCAGGACCCCAAGCGAGCCGGCTTCTATGCCTCGATCCAGTGGGCTTGTTCGGGCTTCTCGGTGCTTCTGGCCTCACTTTCGGCGTATGCGGTCAACACGCTTCTGACGCCCGAGCAGGTGCTGGCCTGGGGCTGGCGCATCCCGTTCATCTTCGGCGTGATGATCGGCCCGGTCGCCTGGTACATCCGCAAGCGCGCGCAGGAGAGCCCGCTCTTCACCACGACCGAGCACGCCAAGAATCCGCTGCGAGAGATCGCCGCTCATGACAAGCGCATCGTGCTGATCGGCGCGGGTGTGGTCGCGGCCGGAGCCGCCGGCAGCTTCATGAACCAGTACATGCCGACCTTCGCCATCACCACGCTGAAGCTCACGACGGAGCAGGCGCTGATCGGCACGATGGTCGCAGGCCTGATCAACACGGTCATGCCGGTGATGTTCGGACATCTCTCCGATAAGGTCGGCCGTATCCCGGTGATGCTGGTCTTCGCCGTCATCGGCCTGCTGATGACCTACCCGCTGTTCATCTGGCTGGTTCAGGAGCCGACGCTTGCCAAGCTCGTCACCATCCAGGCGCTGCTCGCCTTCGTGATGTATTCCGGCTATTTCGCGACCGCGCCGGCCCTGCTCTCGGACCTGTTCCAGGTCCGGCGGCGGACGACGGGCATTTCGTTGAGCTATGTGCTGGGCCAGCTTCTGTTCGGCGGCGTCACGCCGCTGGTCGCCGCCGCGCTCGTCGCCCAGACCGGCGACCGCACCAGCCCCGGCATTTATCTGACGGCGATCATCATGCTGAGCATCATCAGCCTGTGGTTCTGCCGCCGGCTCGGCGTACGCTAG